Part of the Labilibaculum antarcticum genome, TAAAAGACCATTGCCAAAAATAGCATCAACTCCAAAGTTAGTAGTAGTAGCAGTCTCCCATGTTAAGTGAGGATTTCCAATACGTCCTTCAACTAAAGTTGGGAGAACGTTTCCGCTAACCAATGCTGTCCCACTTGCTTCGTAAGTTGAATAAGTATCATACAAACCAACATTGTTAATGTTACCATTCTGTCCCCAAGAAGCTCTCAGTTTTAAATTATCTAACCATTCTACATCAGTTAAAAATGCTTCTTGATCCATACGCCATCCTGCTGAGAATGATGGGAAATATCCCCAACGTCCTTCTTTAGCAAAACGGGAAGATGCATCAGCACGTAAATTAGCCTCAAATAGATATTTTTGATTGTAATTGTAAGTTAATCGTCCAAAATAAGACAGTGTACTTGATTCTTGTACATCCCCCTCTGTTGTCAATTGCTTTTCTGGATCTCTGGATCCTCCATCTAAAGCATTCATCTCATTACTGGCAAAATCTTTCCGTCCAACCTTTAAATTCTTAAAAGTATAGGTGTCGGCATGTATTCCGGCCATAGCAGAAATATTATGAACCTCATTTAAAGTCTTTTCATAATTTACCCATCCATCGTAATTCAATTTCTCTGAATACTGCCAATTCACATCCATCTGATTCACATCCGATTCAGTACCTGAAATAAGTCCAGAGGAAGGATTCAGAAAACTAGGAACACCTTCTTTTTTATTCTGAAAAGAAAATCCTCTGTAATCCCAGTACCTATAACCAACTTGATTACTGATCTTTAAACCTTCCATCGGAGTGATTTCTGCTGTCATTGAACCCAAAAGATGTTTGGTGTCAGAATTAGCGCGGCCACCTTCTTCCAGGGTTCTAAGAGGATTAGCATTAATCTGTGCAGGAGAAGCCATAGAATTATCACGAACCGATCCCCAGTCTCCATTGGTGTGTTTCGCTACTTGCGTTGGAGGAACACGTAAAAACTCAGTTAGTGCAGCATATCCCTTCTCTCTTTCGTATTTTTTATAAATAAAATTCACATTAGAGGTAACAGTCAACCAGGGCTTTAATTTCGAAGTCGTTTTCGATGAAAAATTATAACGATTAGTTGCTTCTCCAGGAGTGAAAGTTTCGTTTCTTAAAAAACCCAAACCAAAAGCATATGTTGTTTTATCACCACCTCCAGAAAACAACATGTTGTGCTTTGTGAAAAGAGCTTTATCATCCAATACTTCATCAAACCAATTGGTATTTGGATAACGATCAAGATCTGTACCTGCCTTGTAGTTTGCTACATCTTCAGCACTAAAGCGCAAACCATCTTCACCAACACCACTATTTAACTCCGAAGTACGATACATTTCAGCATAAGTCCATGAATCAACAACTTCAGGTGTATAAGTAGAAGTGCTAAATCCTACAGATCCATTGTAGACCACTTGCAACTTCCCTTTGGTTCCTGTTTTAGTAGTCACTAAAACAACCCCATAAGCAGCTTTTGCCCCATATATAGCAGCCGAAGAAGCATCCTTTAAGAAGGAAAGATTCTCAATAACACTTGGGTCCATATTGCTAAAAAAATCAGAACTCACTTCGATACCATCCACAATATAAAGAGGAGAAGATGAACCTAAATTACCACGTCCACGAATATTGATTGAAGTCCCACCTGGGCGAGAGATAATAGTTACTCCTGGAATTGCTCCCTGAAGTGATTTCAAGATGTTTTCGGATGGTCTATCCTCAATTTTCTTTGCATCAATAGAAACTACAGACCCAGTCATATTTACCTTTTTCTGTGTTCCATAACCAACTACAACAAGCTCGTCAAGCAATTCTGTTTCCTCTTCCATGGTACAATTAATAACAGAAGATGACGCAGTAATCGTTTGCGTTTTAAATCCCATGAAAGAAAACTCAAGTACATCTCCCATGCTACATGTTAATTCGTAAGCTCCATCAAAATCAGTGGAAACTCCATTAATGGTTCCTTTTACAATGATATTGACTCCAGGAAGAGGAAGTCCACTATTATCCAGAACCGTTCCTTTAATGACTGAGCTCTGAGCATGCAAAGACATACCTATTAAACAGAGACAAATAGTCAATAAGATGTTTTTCATAAATTTTAAAATTAAGTTAGAAATATATTTAATTTAGGGATTCGAAATAACGCCCCCTTTCTTATTATAGCACTGGTTGCTACTGGTCGTCACTTCTATAGTTTCAAAATTGACTAATAGTCTTTGTAATAAAGCAGAAATTTTAGTCTAATAGGGGGAAATTTTCACAATCCTTCATAAACAGCGAGTTTGCAAGATATTCATTTTAAGATTTAAGAATAACTTCATCGTGCTTTTATTGTGATTATTCTAGGCATAACTGTATTTTTACCATGACCAAAATGTAGAAACGAATTCATCATGCTTAAATTTAAATTGTATATCACTAAATCTATTCTTCTAATAATAGCTTGCAATACTTTTCTCCTTTCATATGCAGATGACCCCACAAACTTTATCCATGTAATAGCAGAGGTAGGTCAACAGCAAACTATTGCCACAAGCGTTGTTGAAGATTCACTTGGCTATCTGTGGCTCAATTCTCAGACAGGCATTCTACGCTTTGACGGATATGATTACCGTCAATATTCAAACAGTGAAATATTTGGTAAGGATGCATCTTCAACCTCAATTCTAGACTTATCAAAAGATTCTCATGGTAACATATGGTGTGTATCTAAAAAAGGATCAATATCCAAACTGATGCCATCAGAAAAGTTTGTACCACAATATTCCAGTATTACAAAGTTGGCTGAGAATCAAAGCTTGGAGTCATTAAAGATTGGTTCATCGAGACTTTGGTTAGGCAGCAATTTCGGAACTGTAATTGGTCAATCTTTTGCAGATTCAACAATTATTAGCTTTGACATTTACTCATCCGGTGAAACTATTACCTCTATCGCTGAAGGAAAAGATAATACTGTATGGTTCAGTACCAACAAAGGCCGGATCTTTAAGGGAAATACATCAACTATGGCCCTAACAGAACTAAAAGGACCTTTCAGTAATCCCTTTAACACAATCATTTTAAGCAACGATAAAAATGGAAATCTTTGGATTGGAACAGAACTTTACGGATTGTTCTTCTATGACTTAAAAACTGAAACCTACGAACATTTTTACAACAAAGCCAAGACTTCACATTTCGTTCCAACCAATATGATCATTCGCATTTTTTGCGACAGTAAAGGAATCATTTGGGCAGGTACGGATGGTGGCGGACTTTACCGAGTGAATCCGAAAACAAAAGAAGTGAGAAGATATACTCATTCTAAAACCAATAAATTTTCGTTACAGAGCAATACGATTATAGGACTGGGAGAAACAAACAACAATGACATTTGGATATTCACAAATTATGGCAATATCAATATCTTACTCAGTGAATCATTTACTTTTGGATATTTTAGTGGCAGTATTTCCGGTTCTCCTACAAGAGTTCTATCCATATTAAAATGTAAAAATGGCAATCTTTGGATTGGTACCGATGGAGAAGGAATCACCATAATTGATAACACAGGAAAAGCAATTCAGCAATTCATTGCAAAAACCAACACGGCCAATGGCCTGACCGGAGATTACATACAAACAATAGTTGAGGACGAAAAACAAAACAAATGGATTGGAACTTACCTTAACGGATTACTCCATTACGATACAAAGACAAATAAATTCTCATCGATAAAAACAGTAAATAAGGTCGGACAGATAGCTACAGATATCAGGTCTTTATTCATCGACAGTAAAAATAGAATTTGGGTTGGCAGCAATGTGGGGATATCTGTCTACTCACTATCTGACAAACAAATAGCCTTTTATCCGCACAATAAAAACGGTCTTAAAGGAAGTATCGCAGAGGTCTTTTTGAAAGATGAAAACAATCAGATTTGGATAGGAATGGTTGACGGTGGATTGTTCTTATTTCAAGAGGAAAAAACATTGGAAGATTCCTTTTTCATCCCTTTTCAATTAGTAAATACTGAAAATAAGGTTGAGAATAGTATAAGTCATGGTGCTTCAGATGATCAAGGAAATCTCTATTTTGTAAATTCTTATTCCAAACTACTTAAATTCAATACTAAGGAAAAAAAAACAAAACCTATTATCGGATTTAGTGATGAAGAGATTCACGGAGTAGTAGCTGTGATTGCTGAAGACAGCTCTAATTTATGGGTTTCACGAATAAACGGTATTTCTCATCTGGATCTTTCAACAGGTCACAGTTATTTTTATTCATGGAAAAACGGAACATTAAAAAATCGCTTTCTTTCAGGAAGTGCTGCCAAAGATAAAGATGGTATCCTCTATTTTGGAGGTGTGGGAGGATTAAATCATTTTGATCCGGCCCGAATAAAAAAAACAAAAATGGAGTTACGGCTTCGCATTAATCAGCTTAAAATTGTTAACAGAGATGCGGAAGAATTAATTCCTGAACAACTTTCCGTTGGGATAGAGCAAATCAAAACTTTAAAGCTCAATCATAAGCAAACCTCTTTTTCTTTTCAATTCTCAGTAATAAACGATCACCTGGATCCAAACTATTTTTATGCCTACCGACTTAAAGGATTTGATAAAGACTGGATCACAACTAAAAACACACGGGTGGCTACTTATACAAATATCCCTTATGGCAATTATACGTTTGAAGTAAAAGCAGGAACTAAAAGAAAGCTTTGGGATATTCAGACTCAAACAATAGAGCTTAAAATCCTCCCCCCATTTTGGCTAAGATGGTGGGCTTATTTGATTTATACAATTCTGTTTTTAATCATCAGTTTTTTTATAATTCGCTACTCCATTATGTGGGCACGATTAAAGAAAAAATTATTTTTGAAAGAACTGCAAAATGAGAAAAACAAGGAGTTATATGAATTGAAGATGAATTTCTTCGCGAAAATGTCGCACGAAATTCAAACGCCTTTAACCCTGATTCTTTCACCCATCGAAAATATGATTGAACGTGCAGAGGGGAATCTCTTACTTCGACAGCGCCTGCAGGTTATTAAGAACAATGCCAACCGATTATCGCGGATTGCAATGGAATTGATGACAGTTCGAAATAAAGAATTGGGAAAATTGAAAATCAGCGTCAGCGAGAATAACATTATAAAAGATATAAATAATACGGCCCTTTCTTTTATGGAACATGCCAGGTTCAAGCAAATTGATTTTAGTGTGGAAGGAATTGAAAAAGAAGAAATTCTGCTTTGGTATGATCGGCAAAAACTAGAACATGTAATTTACAATCTATTGGCCAATGCCTTCAAATTTACACCGCGGGAAGGAAAAATAATATTAGCCATTAACGAGAATATTGAAGAAAGAAAGGTCGAAATAAAAATAATTGATACCGGCATTGGTATTCCGGGCAATGAACTCACAAATATCTTTAATCTTTTCTATCAATCGAAAGATGGAAAAGCAATTGGCGGAACTGGAATTGGCCTGGCTTTAAGTCAAGAATTGATTCTCCTGCACAAAGGAAAGATCACGGTAGAATCAGAACATCATAAAGGAACAACGTTTACCCTATCAATTCCAACTGGCAATCAGCATTTCAGACAGGAAGAAATTGCCTACCATGAATCCAACAAGGAAGAAATAAATGAAAAACCAATTCTGCCTTCAAATTTAAATGAGGGATTAAAAGAATTGATTCCTGATGAAAACAAAAAAAACATTTTGATTGTTGAAGACAATTATGAAATGTTGATGTTTCTGGAAGATAGCTTTAAGATTTTATACAATGTAAGAGTTGCACAGAACGGACAGGAGGCTATAGACTGCCTGTCTGATTACAAAGCGGATATTATTTTAAGTGATGTAATGATGCCAATCATGGACGGAATTACACTGTGCAAAAATTTAAAAGAGAAAAAATGCACTCGTCACATTCCAATTATATTACTGACAACAAAAAATACGACAAGTTCTAAACTGGAAGGTCTGAAGTTTGGCGCGATAGAATATATTAACAAACCATTTAATGTAAAAGAGCTCTTATTAAAAGTAAATAACATTTTAGATGCGCAAAAAAGAGTAATCGAACAATATCGTGCTGAGATTCTTACAGATTGCAAAAAACTGGAAGTAGAATCACCAGATGAAAAGTTCATTGAATCGGTTCTTCTGGAAATGGAAAAGAACTTTGAGGATCCGGAGTTTAGATTGGAAGAACTAGCCGTGAGTTTAAACATGAGCTATTCCAACATCTATAGAAAATTCCAGTCTTTAACTGACAAGACTCTAGTCGATTTCATGCGTTCATTTCGTCTACAAAAGACTATCCCTTTGTTAGTTAATTACAATTTCACTATATCAGAAATAGCTTTTAGGGTAGGCTTTAACGATCCTAAATATTTTTCCAAATGCTTTAAGAAAGAATATCAAAAAACACCAAAGCAATACAAACTGGAACATGAGTCAATGAGATGCTCAGGTAACTTAAACCCCGATAAATAAATTCCTGCCTAAACATAGATTTCTTCTGTTCTTCCTTTCATCTTTCCTTTTTGCCCTTGTATTTATTGCAAGCCTTAAAGGCTTTGATTATTCGAATTCCTACGATGATCAGCTTACACTGTAAAAGAAATAAGTCGGAAAAAAATGATGAATTCGGATTTGTATTTGGAACCAAAATCTTATGTGATCGGAGCGGTTGCAGTTTTCAAAATAAATACCCAAACCAGAAAGTAGTCAGAAATAAAAAAACCGTTTCATTACTTTATGAAACGGCCTTACCAATAAAGTATTTATTGTGATTATTATACCTGATCGTTCCATATTAAAGCTGACGCTCCTAAAACTGCAGCATCATCGCCTAATTCTGAAGGCAACAGACTAATTTTATTTTTATATAGGAACAATAAATTCTTCTCCATTGCCTCACGGACAGGTTCAAAAATAAGCTCTCCAGCCTTTGCCAGTCCTCCAAAAAAGAATATAGCTTTAGGACTAGTAACCGAAGCTACATTTGCCAAAGCTTCCCCTAACATTTTGCCCGTATAGGCAAACACTTCCATCGCCAGTAAATCTCCGTCATTGGCCGCATCAGCAACCATTTTTGCAGTCAATTTATTAAACGGAATTTCTCGCAAAGAACTATCACCCAAATGTTTTGCCAACATCTTATACACAGTTCGTTTTACTCCGGTGGCCGATACATAGGTCTCCAAACACCCTCTTCGTCCACAACCACATTCCCGGCCTTCAGGTCTCACAATAATGTGTCCAACTTCTCCGGCAAATCCATCATGTCCGTAAAGCAAATCGCCGTTTACAACAATACCACTTCCCAAACCAGTACCCAGAGTAATAACCATATAGTCAGCCATATTTTTTGCACCTCCAAATATACGCTCACCCAAAGCCGCAGCATTGGCATCATTGGTAAGTTTTACAGGTACATTCATGCGTTCCTTCACCAAACGGGAAATTTCCAGCAATCCTTTCCACCTTAAATTGGCGGCATTTTCGATTGTGCCGGTATGAAAATTTCCATTTGGAGCTCCAATACCTATCCCTATTAGGTTAAGATCTTCACTTGAATCTTCAATCGTCTTATCCATTAGATTACACAAGTCATTCAGGAAATCCTCAAATCGTTCTTGGTCCTGAGTAGGAAGATTTCCATTTCCCCATGATTTTCCGTTTGCATCAATACATGAAAAAAATGTATTGGTTCCTCCTATATCTATACCTACTGCTATATCTGCCATGACAATTTATTCTAATTTGCTTTCAAATAAAAATGAACGTAGTAGTACTCCGGTTATTGGAGTAGTAGTACTCTTGGTATCGGAGTAGTCTACTACGGTTCTAGTCGTGGTACTACTCCTAATTGTTGGTCGTGAAAAGTAAACTTATTGATGCCGAACACAGTAAGTCTGATACCAAAATTACATAGTAAGACTATTCTTCTTTTTGTTAATTTTCGAATTTCAACTTTCCGAATGATGACGGTATATGAAAATCAGGATCTTTAGAATCAGGTTTTACCCATGAAATCCATCTTAAATCTGCTTCTACTTGTCCTTCAGGTAATTTCATACAGTACCCACGGTACAAACCTGCTTCCAATACACGATCTTTTAATAAACCCAAACCTTCCAGTGAAGATAGCTTTATAGCTCCTTCCACTGCATAACCGTTTGTATTTTCCGAAGCTTTTACATCCAGATTTTTAGATTCGGGCCACGACCATTCATAATCAAAATCGCGGTAATAGCGGGTTACGTAATCTAAAACTCTACCACGAGCGTCCATCTCCAAGCAATAATATGGATTCAGTTTCTCGTCTTGTCTAAAAAATATCTCAATGCGATCGCTGTGAACTACCTCCATTTTGTGATCTTCATCAACGAAAGTAAGTACATTATCATCTTCTACATCGAAACGAAAATACAAATACTCATCATCATGCAAAGCTCTGAAATTGGTTTTGGGAGCTTTCTGATTTTCCCATGGATAAGAGAAATCTGAATTCACATTAGCCATTTCCCAAACAGGATGCATTTCTTGTCCTGTAATTGTCAAATAACCTTGTTTTATTCGTTTTACGATATATTCTTTCATAATCATTCAGATAAAAAAAATGGACCAGAGGACAAAAAGTCCTCCGATCCGGGTATTTATGTGTGGTAGTTAAAACGGATTTTCTTCAACTGCTTTTTCAAGATCTTGTGCCATAGCAACAAACTCGTCGACAGTCATCTCCTTCATATAAACCAGACCATGAGTAGCACGTACCAATGGATGATTGTTTTCGTAGAAGAAATTCTTGCCTAACAGCAATTGAATTTGTTTCAACTGCTGAACCCAAATTTTTTGAGTTAACTCGTTGAATTTGCCATCGTACTCATAACTTGGAAAGGATGCATTTACCTGACTTAAATAACTTTCGCTAAATGAGTTTTCCATAACATCAAGAGCATTCAGTGAAACCGGCACAATAGAATCGGCTTCGGAAGGATGGTATTTAAACCAAACATTTCGGTAACCAATAATTCGAAGTTTCGATAAATCTTCCTCTTCTTTCCACTCCTTAACTGCACCAGCAATAGCTTGCAATACTTTATAATGTGTATCCGGTCCACTTCCTTCCGGATCCATTGCCAAACTAATAATTGTTGGCTTGTGTTTTCTAAATTCTTCCAGTACAGGAAGCATGTCTCTGTTCTTTTCAGGGCTTTCTGTAAACACATCACCTTTATAAAAGCCCAAACGCAAGTGATGAACATTTTTAACCGGAGTACCGAAGTGAGCCCAAACCAACTCCTCTTCAAACTCACGAATCATTCCTTTCATTTTCTGAACTTCAGGAGAATTTTTTCCTCCGTCGTAGCTATTTTCTAAATCGCTGATAATACTTGCGATTTCTTCAGTTAAATGTGATTTATTTCGAACACTCCAAACTTCAACAATGGAACGAATTACACGATGACACAAACCTCTTCGCTTTCCGTTTTGATTGCGGGCCGCAACTGAATTCAAGAAATGATACACATCTTTGTCCCACTTTTTGCTATATCCTACTTCGAAGAAATCAGGATAATCCAGCATTTGAATTTCACCTTTTGCAATATAATCCTGACATTCTTTCAACACACCAATTACAAAATCATTTGTAACCGCTGTAAAACCAGATGTAAGAACAGAAAAATGAACGTCGTTGGTTGCTGAACGCATCTGCCGGTTGGTGTATGGCATAATTCCCAGCATGATATCATCGTGATGAGGACCCGTATGATAAATTACCTCGTTGGTATCAGGTTTCATTCCCTTTTCCATCTTCTTTTTGATGGAATCGATAACAGTATGAACAGTTTCCGCATTCAAATTAGGAATCTGACTGGTGTAAGGATCAGCCTTTAAATCTTCCAAAGTTAAATGATGACCGTATTTATTGATTTTCTGACAAAGATCAATAATTGATCTTTCTGATTTTGAATGAGTCCACTCTCCTGTTTTATAAAACTGATTCACACTATCAGTCAACTTGCAGGCCGCACCCTTTGTTAAGTAAAAACGACTGTTTTTCTGACGCTGTAGCACCGAAGCTGGATAAATAGCATTTGGCGCACTTTCCAGTGATCCTTTTACAATCTCAGCTTTGGCTTCACCTGCAGCAAAAATAATGGAAACAGCATTTGAATCGTGAGTAATCGTATCCAAGCCAATGGTAATCACCAAACGGTTTCTTGATATTTCAATCCCGCCCAAATCACCTGCGGCAACTGCCTGTGTCTCGAAATTTGTTTTTGTTAATCGTGTAGTCGAAAAATGATCCGATCCTCGGGTGTTAAAGGCAATATGACCATCAGGGCCAAGTCCTCCCAAGAAAAAGCCGATGCCCCCTTTATCACGGATTTTTTGCTCATAAGAAGTACACCAGTTGTCAATCATGAAAATTGATTTCTGCTGCATCTCTTCCACAACACTTTTTGCTTCACGGTAACGAAGCGACAAATCAATATTGTAATCAGGAAAAACTTCCAGAAAATGCTTATTATCTACCAATGGAATTTCGTCTGAATTAATTAGCAATGAATTGGATATATCCAAGCCAAAACCATCAATATAGTATTTCATCACATAATTGTAGAAACTATTGTGCTGGCGCGGATCAATTGGATAAAACTCATCAATCTGAACAAACTGTAAACCACTCAAATCTGGTTTCGCCATGTTTCCAAGTCCATACTGACTGCGGATATCCATTCCTTTAGGCTTGTCCCAATTCTCAAGAAGAAACTGAGTGTACTTGATAAAATACTCTGGTGTTTTACCTGTTGGCAAACTAATAACTCCCTGAGGATTCTGTTCTGCCCACTCCAAAAACCGAAGAGAAGTCATCAAACCCAATTTCGGGAAATTATCTACCGTTACATAAGGTATTTTGGCTGTAATTTCCGGCACTCCAGATAATTCATGAAATGCTTGCTCTACTTTTGATGTAAAAATTGTTTTCATTTTCTTTTTATTTCTATAATCTCTTAACCTTACTCGTTTAAAACACTTCATTTTCGTGAGAAAACAACTGTTTGTTTTAAATTACGCTACCACACGATTAAATACCGGGTTCAGTATCAGAAACAAAAATCTTGTTTATTACACTGATAATTCTTTGCTGTATTTTGACACCACCTGCTTCATTTGCTCATATTGCTCTTCCATGCTTGTTAATAATTTGTATTGAGCATGAGTTCTAATCAAATTGTGCTGCGGTGCTTTTATTTTATAATAGTTATCCCCATCAATATAATCCATTAAGAATCGAAGAACCTGTTCGAAAGTGATGTATCTGGCCGAAAAAGCAAGATATTCCATTTCAAAAGCGGTCAAAAACGAAACTGTCTCTTCCAAATATCCTTTGGTATATGCCTTGAATATATCCATATCCATGCTCACACGATCCAAATTATCATCATCCTCTAAGCCAGTATTGGTATATGATCTCATAGAATCACCGTAATCATTCAGCACCGTACTATTCAAGACTGTATCCAAATCGATCACACACAAATCATTTCCCTCTTTATCAAAAAGAATATTGTTGATTTTGGTATCGTTATGAGTTACCCGTGTAGGGATCGTTCCATCCTCAACAAGAGTCCAGAATTCAAGCATTTCCTTACGGCGATCCTCAACCCAGGCAATCTCTTCAGTCAATTCAGCCTTACGGCCTGCAGGATCTTTTATCAACACTTCATCCCATTGCTTAAAACGAAATCTGATATTATGAAATCCAGGCAGAATATCGACCAATGGTTCTTTCATATCCGATAACATCGATTGAAATTTTCCGATTCCTTTACCTCCAGCATAAGCCAATTCAGGACTATCTGCTGCTTCGTATGTCAAATTATCTTTAATAAAAAGACACATCGCCCAAAACTCTCCTTCTTCATCTTTGAAATAAAGATCCCCAGTTTTAGTTGGTGTGATAGTCATTGCTTCACGCATGATATCTCCACCTTTAGCAGCAACCTTCTTTTTAAGGTGAGTTGTTACTTTTAAAATATTCCCCATCATACTAGGAACATCCTTAAATATATTCTTATTCTTGCGTTGGAATAAATAGTTTGGAGCTTCTTCCCCAACAGTCGTTACAATAAATGTATCGTTAATAAAACCTTCTCCAAGAGGTTTAATATCTGCTATTTCCCCTTCTATAGAGAATTTTAATGCTATTCCTTTTAAATTATCTGTCATATTTCATCTTTGAATGAGGGCACAAGAATCGTATTGCTCATGCCCAAATTGGACTTATTATTTTGTTCTTATTTTATGTCCTTTTAAACCGTAATAAAGAATATAAAGGAAACAAGGAACACAAACCCAATAGGCATTCTGTGCACCAACAGAA contains:
- a CDS encoding glucosamine-6-phosphate isomerase produces the protein MKTIFTSKVEQAFHELSGVPEITAKIPYVTVDNFPKLGLMTSLRFLEWAEQNPQGVISLPTGKTPEYFIKYTQFLLENWDKPKGMDIRSQYGLGNMAKPDLSGLQFVQIDEFYPIDPRQHNSFYNYVMKYYIDGFGLDISNSLLINSDEIPLVDNKHFLEVFPDYNIDLSLRYREAKSVVEEMQQKSIFMIDNWCTSYEQKIRDKGGIGFFLGGLGPDGHIAFNTRGSDHFSTTRLTKTNFETQAVAAGDLGGIEISRNRLVITIGLDTITHDSNAVSIIFAAGEAKAEIVKGSLESAPNAIYPASVLQRQKNSRFYLTKGAACKLTDSVNQFYKTGEWTHSKSERSIIDLCQKINKYGHHLTLEDLKADPYTSQIPNLNAETVHTVIDSIKKKMEKGMKPDTNEVIYHTGPHHDDIMLGIMPYTNRQMRSATNDVHFSVLTSGFTAVTNDFVIGVLKECQDYIAKGEIQMLDYPDFFEVGYSKKWDKDVYHFLNSVAARNQNGKRRGLCHRVIRSIVEVWSVRNKSHLTEEIASIISDLENSYDGGKNSPEVQKMKGMIREFEEELVWAHFGTPVKNVHHLRLGFYKGDVFTESPEKNRDMLPVLEEFRKHKPTIISLAMDPEGSGPDTHYKVLQAIAGAVKEWKEEEDLSKLRIIGYRNVWFKYHPSEADSIVPVSLNALDVMENSFSESYLSQVNASFPSYEYDGKFNELTQKIWVQQLKQIQLLLGKNFFYENNHPLVRATHGLVYMKEMTVDEFVAMAQDLEKAVEENPF
- a CDS encoding phosphotransferase enzyme family protein, encoding MTDNLKGIALKFSIEGEIADIKPLGEGFINDTFIVTTVGEEAPNYLFQRKNKNIFKDVPSMMGNILKVTTHLKKKVAAKGGDIMREAMTITPTKTGDLYFKDEEGEFWAMCLFIKDNLTYEAADSPELAYAGGKGIGKFQSMLSDMKEPLVDILPGFHNIRFRFKQWDEVLIKDPAGRKAELTEEIAWVEDRRKEMLEFWTLVEDGTIPTRVTHNDTKINNILFDKEGNDLCVIDLDTVLNSTVLNDYGDSMRSYTNTGLEDDDNLDRVSMDMDIFKAYTKGYLEETVSFLTAFEMEYLAFSARYITFEQVLRFLMDYIDGDNYYKIKAPQHNLIRTHAQYKLLTSMEEQYEQMKQVVSKYSKELSV